In the genome of Pseudoglutamicibacter cumminsii, one region contains:
- a CDS encoding GNAT family N-acetyltransferase has translation MASLAQNPGSDTPSTYPSHWEADVVLRDGSTAHVRPVTPADADGLQKMHSQQSERSIYLRYFTYKSKLTDKELRNFTEVDHQNRVCLVVERRNEIVGIGRFDRLGGKFGGSDTEAEVAFNIRDDFHGRGLGSILLEHLVTAGRELGIERFTAEVLPENRAMLTVFQLAGFDVSRRFEDGVVMVDFPIDPTDRSREVMEAREHRAEALSLAALMRAESVAVVGAINKPGSVAGAVVKNIRAAGFTGTLHCVDPYLEKLSAEDAEASGCVASLREVGDSIDVVVAVQRPADVIKTADDAAVVNARGLVVISSGFDTPEAFAIQRQLVQRARNYGMRVIGPASLGYGNNAADVRLHASVSAETSPAGGVGLFSHSAASGIMLEAAAQRRGVGISSWVNSGNRADVSGNDLMQYWEDDEATSVVAMYLESFGNPRKFTRLARRLSASKPVIVAKSETMGLVLPPGHAVRQLGAPVGVVDAMLRQAGVVRVSTQDELMDTALLFSTAGVPQGPKVALVSNSSALAMTAADLATQNGLEAVSTDSSLLLAGTEDPAAIVTDAVTKALENDEADAVSVVLLPAVGVDHEVLAEQVAERLGATEKPVVACLVGVSGAETPGTDRGGRVTVFATLSTMFRALGHGAEYAAWQQRDWGVPEPPEGIDVAAARALVEKAVEGIEGTGMGRLSQEQTAELLGHYGLTVVPSTTFEDVEDAVAAANEYGYPVALKVASGHLRHRMDMGGVRLGIGSEEELRQAIGQMREDVALSRETRLDIQPMVDRGQACTVISIEDPLMGPVVSFGLSGDAVDLLDDWAHATPPLSPGILEDMISRPKTAQKLTGYHGLPHFDTEALKDVLHRISELKEQHPEVVRMEFIPLQVMEQGVAVLSAAIYVGNPDQRTDSARRSMSIPQR, from the coding sequence ATGGCCTCCTTAGCGCAGAATCCGGGATCTGACACTCCGTCGACGTATCCATCGCATTGGGAAGCCGATGTGGTGCTCCGCGATGGCTCGACCGCTCACGTGCGTCCAGTGACACCCGCGGATGCCGACGGCCTGCAGAAAATGCACTCGCAGCAGTCGGAACGTTCGATCTATCTGCGGTACTTCACGTATAAGTCGAAGCTCACCGATAAAGAGTTGCGGAACTTCACGGAAGTCGATCACCAGAACCGTGTGTGCCTCGTGGTGGAGCGGCGCAACGAGATTGTGGGCATTGGCCGTTTTGATCGGCTCGGTGGAAAGTTTGGCGGCAGCGATACGGAGGCTGAGGTCGCGTTCAACATCCGCGACGACTTCCACGGGCGTGGCTTGGGCTCGATTCTGCTTGAGCACCTTGTGACCGCTGGCCGGGAGCTAGGCATTGAGCGTTTCACGGCCGAGGTTCTACCTGAGAACCGTGCGATGCTCACGGTGTTCCAGCTGGCAGGTTTCGATGTTTCGCGCCGCTTTGAAGACGGGGTTGTGATGGTTGATTTCCCGATTGACCCAACCGACCGTTCGCGTGAGGTCATGGAGGCTCGCGAGCATCGTGCCGAGGCGTTGTCGCTGGCTGCGCTGATGCGGGCTGAGTCGGTTGCCGTGGTGGGAGCGATCAACAAGCCGGGCTCGGTGGCCGGCGCGGTGGTTAAAAACATCCGTGCCGCTGGTTTCACTGGGACGCTGCATTGCGTTGATCCGTATCTTGAGAAGCTCAGCGCGGAGGATGCCGAGGCTTCGGGCTGTGTCGCGTCGCTGCGTGAGGTCGGGGATTCGATCGATGTGGTGGTTGCGGTGCAGCGCCCGGCCGATGTCATAAAGACGGCGGATGACGCCGCGGTGGTGAACGCTCGCGGTCTTGTGGTGATTTCCTCTGGCTTCGACACGCCAGAGGCCTTTGCGATTCAGCGCCAGCTGGTCCAGAGAGCCCGCAATTACGGTATGCGTGTGATCGGCCCGGCATCGCTCGGTTACGGCAACAATGCGGCCGATGTGCGCCTGCACGCCTCTGTTTCCGCAGAGACCTCTCCGGCTGGTGGCGTCGGCTTGTTCAGCCATTCTGCGGCGTCTGGCATCATGCTTGAAGCGGCGGCACAGCGCCGCGGTGTCGGTATTTCTTCATGGGTCAACTCCGGTAACCGCGCGGATGTTTCAGGTAACGACCTGATGCAGTACTGGGAAGACGACGAGGCCACGAGCGTGGTCGCGATGTACCTCGAGAGCTTCGGTAATCCGCGTAAGTTCACGCGTCTGGCTCGCCGCCTTTCGGCTTCGAAGCCGGTGATTGTGGCGAAGTCGGAGACGATGGGCCTGGTCCTTCCTCCGGGGCATGCTGTGCGCCAGTTGGGCGCACCGGTTGGCGTGGTGGATGCGATGTTGCGCCAGGCTGGCGTGGTGCGCGTTTCGACGCAGGACGAGCTCATGGACACGGCGCTGTTGTTTTCGACGGCGGGGGTTCCGCAGGGCCCTAAGGTCGCGCTGGTCTCTAATTCCTCGGCACTTGCGATGACGGCCGCTGATCTGGCCACCCAGAACGGCCTGGAAGCTGTGAGCACGGATTCTTCGCTTCTGCTGGCGGGGACTGAGGACCCTGCGGCGATCGTGACGGACGCGGTCACGAAAGCCCTGGAGAACGACGAGGCGGATGCCGTGTCTGTCGTGTTGCTTCCCGCTGTTGGCGTTGACCACGAGGTGCTTGCTGAGCAGGTTGCGGAGCGTCTCGGGGCGACGGAGAAGCCTGTGGTTGCGTGCCTCGTGGGTGTTTCTGGCGCGGAGACCCCGGGTACTGACCGGGGCGGACGCGTCACGGTTTTCGCGACGTTGTCCACGATGTTCCGCGCGCTGGGGCACGGCGCTGAGTATGCCGCATGGCAGCAGCGTGACTGGGGTGTCCCGGAGCCTCCAGAGGGCATCGACGTTGCTGCGGCCCGCGCACTGGTTGAGAAGGCTGTCGAGGGCATCGAAGGAACCGGAATGGGCCGGCTTTCGCAGGAACAGACTGCCGAACTGCTGGGCCATTACGGTCTGACGGTGGTTCCGTCGACGACCTTCGAGGACGTTGAGGACGCCGTTGCCGCCGCCAACGAGTACGGCTATCCGGTCGCGTTGAAGGTTGCCTCGGGGCACTTGCGCCACCGCATGGACATGGGTGGCGTCCGCCTCGGCATCGGTTCCGAGGAGGAACTGCGGCAGGCGATCGGGCAGATGCGTGAAGATGTGGCCCTTTCACGTGAGACGCGGCTTGACATCCAGCCGATGGTGGACCGCGGCCAGGCGTGCACCGTGATTTCGATCGAGGACCCGCTCATGGGCCCGGTCGTGTCATTCGGTTTGAGTGGGGATGCCGTGGATTTGCTTGATGACTGGGCGCACGCGACCCCTCCGCTTTCACCAGGGATCCTCGAAGACATGATTTCGCGCCCCAAGACGGCGCAGAAACTCACGGGCTATCACGGCCTCCCGCATTTCGATACCGAAGCGCTCAAGGACGTTCTGCACCGCATCTCTGAGTTGAAGGAACAGCATCCAGAGGTTGTTCGGATGGAGTTCATCCCGCTCCAGGTCATGGAACAGGGCGTCGCGGTGCTCTCGGCGGCGATCTATGTGGGGAACCCGGATCAGCGCACGGACTCGGCTCGCCGTTCCATGAGTATCCCCCAACGTTAG
- a CDS encoding DNA gyrase/topoisomerase IV subunit A: MEASFLEYAYSVIYSRALPDARDGLKPVQRRILYMMRQMGLAPNKGHVKSARVTGEVMGKLHPHGDAAIYDAMVRMAQSFSLRLPLVDGHGNFGSLDDGPAAARYTEARLADSAIDMTDDLDEDVVDFVPNYDSRLLQPEVLPAAFPNLLVNGSSGIAVGMATNIAPHNPGEVIAGARHLIENPDASLKDIMKFIPGPDLPSGGTIVGLDGVKKAYETGRGVFRTRAKVELEKVTARKQALVVTELPYGVGPEKVIEKIKDAADAKKLTGVSDVVDLTDRHHGLRLVIELKTGFNPNAVLAALYKHTPMEDSFGINNVALVDGRPQQLGLLEMLQVYVDHRLDVVRRRTQFRHGKRKDRLHLVEGLLIAILDIDEVIRIVRDSEDTATARAALRERFSLSEPQADHILELRLRQLTKFSQVELEAEKKNLEEDIAYLEGILGSDAKLRELVSSELAEVAERHHSPRRTDLMAKPKDVPLAGTVMPEPDAGAGSAKKPMSMQVADTECFVVLSATGKLVRTHGRDEVLGERRSRHDVIASIVPTTARGYIGLLTNTGRMARISVVEIPQVLPGSNGVPLGDGVAATEFMPVERRERIIAAVPLDEAFAVGTAQGVVKRLNPDYPVTTDEWPAITLKAGDEVVGAATCPDSAELVFVSREAQLLRFGADKVRPQGRTGGGIAGIKLGAKDAVVFFGVVLNEADAVAVTIADGPEPLPGAEGGSAKVTPLAEFPAKGRGTMGVRAHRFLKGEDHLVAAWVGAGPARGASKGGMARALPLEYGRRDGSGVPLTQAVEIMGPAGSVAALKQADDAGAAGAETPAGTAAADVVEAKTATAMSATQAPPKPAASQRRAPVQPEMDSLPFDDDAVSIEPGNRVDLRGKDKK; the protein is encoded by the coding sequence ATGGAGGCGTCCTTCCTTGAGTACGCGTATTCGGTGATTTATTCGCGTGCGTTGCCGGATGCGCGCGATGGTCTCAAGCCGGTTCAGCGCCGCATTCTGTACATGATGCGGCAGATGGGGTTGGCGCCGAATAAGGGGCACGTCAAGAGTGCGCGTGTGACCGGTGAGGTCATGGGTAAGCTGCACCCGCACGGTGATGCCGCGATTTACGATGCGATGGTGCGTATGGCGCAGTCGTTCTCGTTGCGTTTGCCGCTGGTTGATGGGCACGGCAACTTCGGTTCGCTCGATGACGGCCCTGCGGCGGCGCGTTATACGGAGGCGCGTCTCGCTGATTCTGCGATTGATATGACGGATGACCTCGATGAGGACGTCGTCGATTTTGTTCCGAACTATGATTCGCGGCTTCTGCAGCCTGAGGTTTTGCCGGCCGCGTTCCCGAACCTTTTGGTCAATGGGTCTTCGGGTATTGCGGTGGGTATGGCAACCAACATCGCCCCGCACAACCCGGGCGAGGTGATCGCTGGTGCTCGGCATTTGATCGAGAACCCGGATGCGTCCCTCAAAGACATCATGAAGTTCATCCCTGGCCCTGACCTGCCATCTGGTGGCACCATCGTGGGCTTGGATGGTGTGAAGAAGGCCTATGAGACGGGCCGCGGCGTGTTCCGGACCCGCGCCAAGGTTGAGCTTGAGAAGGTGACCGCGCGCAAGCAGGCCTTGGTGGTCACAGAGCTCCCGTATGGCGTGGGGCCTGAGAAGGTCATCGAGAAGATCAAGGACGCTGCGGACGCGAAGAAGCTCACGGGCGTTTCCGATGTTGTTGATCTGACGGACCGCCACCACGGTTTGCGGCTGGTGATTGAGCTCAAGACTGGTTTCAATCCGAACGCGGTGCTTGCGGCTTTGTATAAGCACACGCCGATGGAGGACTCTTTCGGGATCAATAATGTCGCTTTGGTGGATGGCCGGCCGCAACAGCTCGGTTTGCTTGAGATGCTGCAGGTGTATGTGGATCACCGTTTGGATGTGGTTCGCCGCCGTACGCAGTTCCGCCACGGTAAGCGCAAGGACCGTCTGCACCTGGTTGAGGGTTTGCTGATTGCGATCCTCGACATCGATGAGGTCATCCGTATTGTGCGTGATTCGGAGGACACTGCGACGGCGCGGGCCGCGTTGCGTGAGCGGTTCTCGCTTTCTGAACCGCAGGCTGATCACATCCTCGAACTGCGTCTGCGTCAGCTGACCAAGTTCTCGCAGGTTGAGCTTGAGGCAGAGAAGAAGAACCTCGAAGAGGACATCGCTTACCTCGAGGGGATCCTGGGCTCGGATGCGAAGCTACGTGAACTGGTTTCGAGCGAGCTGGCGGAGGTTGCTGAGCGGCACCATTCCCCTCGTCGTACGGATTTGATGGCTAAGCCGAAGGACGTCCCGCTGGCCGGCACTGTGATGCCTGAGCCGGATGCGGGCGCGGGTTCGGCGAAGAAGCCTATGTCGATGCAGGTTGCTGACACCGAATGCTTCGTTGTGTTGTCCGCTACGGGCAAGCTTGTGCGCACGCATGGCCGGGATGAGGTTTTGGGTGAGCGGCGTTCCCGCCATGACGTGATCGCCTCGATTGTTCCGACGACGGCTCGCGGCTACATCGGTTTGCTCACGAACACAGGACGCATGGCACGCATTAGCGTGGTCGAGATTCCGCAGGTTCTGCCGGGTTCGAACGGTGTTCCGTTGGGCGATGGCGTGGCTGCGACCGAGTTCATGCCGGTCGAGCGCCGCGAGCGGATCATCGCAGCGGTTCCGCTGGACGAGGCTTTCGCTGTGGGTACGGCCCAGGGCGTGGTGAAGCGCCTGAACCCGGATTATCCGGTCACGACCGATGAGTGGCCAGCCATCACTCTGAAAGCCGGCGATGAGGTGGTTGGCGCCGCCACGTGCCCTGACTCTGCGGAGCTTGTGTTCGTTTCGCGTGAGGCTCAGCTGTTGCGTTTCGGCGCCGATAAGGTGCGCCCTCAGGGTCGTACAGGTGGCGGCATTGCTGGCATCAAGCTGGGAGCGAAAGACGCGGTGGTGTTCTTCGGCGTTGTCTTGAATGAGGCCGATGCGGTGGCTGTCACGATCGCTGACGGCCCCGAGCCTCTTCCTGGTGCTGAGGGTGGTTCCGCGAAGGTCACGCCGCTGGCTGAGTTCCCTGCGAAGGGCCGCGGCACGATGGGTGTTCGCGCGCATCGTTTCTTGAAGGGCGAAGATCACCTCGTAGCCGCGTGGGTTGGTGCCGGCCCGGCTCGTGGCGCGTCGAAGGGCGGCATGGCCCGGGCGCTGCCGCTGGAATACGGCCGCCGAGACGGCTCCGGCGTCCCATTGACCCAGGCGGTCGAGATCATGGGCCCTGCCGGTTCCGTAGCTGCCCTGAAGCAAGCCGACGATGCTGGTGCGGCCGGCGCTGAAACCCCAGCTGGTACCGCGGCGGCTGACGTTGTGGAGGCTAAGACTGCGACCGCTATGTCAGCGACACAAGCGCCACCGAAGCCCGCCGCCTCACAGCGTCGTGCTCCGGTCCAGCCAGAAATGGATTCTTTGCCGTTCGATGACGACGCGGTCTCGATCGAACCCGGCAACCGGGTCGACCTTCGAGGCAAGGACAAGAAGTAG